One window of Papaver somniferum cultivar HN1 chromosome 9, ASM357369v1, whole genome shotgun sequence genomic DNA carries:
- the LOC113309206 gene encoding E3 ubiquitin-protein ligase PUB22-like: protein MADIDIPPYFLCPISLEIMRDPVAVSTGITYDRENIEKWLFTGENTYCPVTKQVLLLETDDLTPNHTLRRLIQAWCTLNAIDRIPTPKPPVDKMQIVKLLNNAKSSVQSQMRSLRMLRSIASESDRNRRCMESAGAVEFLASLVKVTNSAAIEKNMGDNTNNEQVTNVSDEALSVLHYLQVSTTGLKNLMGKNIDFVEVLMQILRNGNYQSRAYAALLLRPMFEVADPNHLISLKQELFVEVVRYLRSQISNQASKASIQILVETCKWGRNRIKAVEAGAVSVLIEFLLETTDKRACEMILTVLDQLCGCAEGRAELLKHSAGLAVISKKILRVSHLASEKAVKILHSVAKFSATPIVLQEMLAVGVVAKLCLVLQVNSTTRTLEKAKEILKLHSRVWRSSPCVPRNLLSSYPSC, encoded by the coding sequence ATGGCAGACATTGATATTCCACCCTATTTTCTTTGTCCAATCTCTCTAGAAATCATGAGAGATCCAGTAGCAGTATCAACAGGAATTACATACGATCGTGAAAATATCGAGAAATGGTTATTCACCGGGGAAAATACTTATTGTCCCGTTACCAAACAGGTATTGTTATTAGAGACAGATGATTTAACTCCAAACCATACTCTTAGAAGATTGATTCAAGCTTGGTGTACCCTGAATGCTATCGATAGGATACCAACACCCAAACCGCCAGTCGATAAGATGCAAATTGTTAAACTGCTCAATAATGCAAAGTCGTCGGTCCAGTCGCAGATGAGATCTCTTCGAATGTTAAGATCTATTGCTTCCGAAAGTGATCGTAACAGACGTTGCATGGAATCAGCGGGAGCGGTTGAGTTCTTGGCATCACTCGTGAAGGTGACCAACTCTGCAGCCATTGAGAAGAATATGGGTGATAACACCAATAATGAGCAGGTAACTAACGTTAGCGACGAAGCATTAAGTGTTCTGCATTACCTTCAAGTTTCAACTACAGGTTTAAAGAATCTCatgggaaaaaacatcgacttcgTTGAAGTTTTGATGCAAATATTACGTAATGGAAACTACCAATCTCGAGCATACGCAGCATTATTGTTGAGGCCAATGTTTGAAGTAGCTGATCCAAATCATTTGATTAGTTTAAAACAAGAACTATTCGTAGAAGTGGTCCGTTATTTACGTAGTCAAATATCAAACCAAGCCTCAAAGGCTTCGATACAGATCTTAGTGGAGACATGTAAATGGGGAAGAAACAGGATTAAAGCAGTCGAAGCCGGTGCAGTATCGGTTTTGATCGAGTTTCTTCTTGAAACAACCGATAAAAGAGCCTGTGAAATGATACTGACCGTTTTAGATCAACTGTGTGGGTGTGCCGAAGGAAGAGCAGAGTTGCTAAAACATAGTGCAGGGCTCGCTGTTATATCGAAAAAGATTCTTAGGGTTTCGCATTTAGCAAGTGAGAAGGCAGTGAAAATTCTTCACTCAGTTGCTAAATTTTCTGCAACTCCTATCGTCCTTCAAGAAATGTTAGCAGTGGGTGTTGTTGCAAAACTATGTTTAGTTCTTCAAGTCAACTCTACAACCAGAACTCTTGAGAAGGCTAAAGAAATTCTTAAGTTGCATTCCAGGGTTTGGAGAAGCTCCCCTTGCGTACCTCGTAATTTGCTCTCTTCCTATCCCTCTTGTTGA
- the LOC113310639 gene encoding BTB/POZ domain-containing protein At3g05675-like → MLLLVPGASMDIDPDKEVAVPYIIGDRSTSDVVVRIRTEEGRDDWFYCHSHVLTKKCKYFADRLSESWPTCQILDSRSCVEVYCQDSEFNHHVNALRLLYVVADSSVPENWNGVKNALGILQVSIKLGCPEMVRGCVDYLEAVSWEEAEEEEILRIIPGLGPEAEPILARLQPVDATSIRGIFLSTLHFATSSPTPDMSDLKSSAQEQLEYMLTEDDDPPLLIADDELKVEVRKSINCLLTSFYGYLEDLGQLLDMDKTRELLSVVSDLSWACQILTKLEIMREFVNSWVEKSESITNRITDTNLNHVDMLAIMAKVMEVGGKVLEAIAYGTVILPTAKRLHMVKLWLPFVRLSKPLISSWSVDVEGSPPFKVDNEIWQGLESSLVSMVLALPSGDQAEILTQWLGTHHVQYPDLTEAFEVWCYRSKVAKRRLTLLGKMRCMSNSSETPPRY, encoded by the exons ATGTTGCTATTAGTGCCAGGGGCATCAATGGATATCGATCCT GATAAAGAAGTAGCTGTGCCATACATTATTGGCGATCGATCAACTAGTGATGTTGTTGTTCGTATACGAACAGAGGAGGGTAGAGATGACTGGTTTTATTGCCATTCCCATGTTCTCACCAAGAAGTGCAAATATTTTGCTGACCGTCTATCTGAAAGTTGGCCAACATGCCAGATCCTCGATTCACGTAGTTGTGTCGAAGTATACTGTCAAGATTCTGAGTTCAACCACCACGTAAATGCCCTACGTCTCCTCTATGTCGTTGCAGATAGCTCGGTCCCTGAAAACTGGAATGGTGTTAAAAATGCACTTGGAATCCTTCAAGTGAGCATCAAACTTGGGTGCCCAGAGATGGTTCGAGGTTGTGTTGATTACTTGGAAGCAGTCTCATGGGAGGAGGCTGAGGAAGAGGAAATTCTGAGAATCATACCTGGATTAGGACCAGAAGCAGAACCCATCCTTGCTCGGCTACAACCAGTTGATGCAACATCCATAAGAGGAatttttctctcaactcttcatTTTGCCACATCATCACCTACTCCGGACATGTCCGATCTCAAGTCCTCAGCTCAAGAGCAGCTAGAGTACATGCTAACAGAGGATGACGATCCCCCATTACTAATAGCAGATGATGAGTTAAAAGTTGAGGTAAGAAAAAGCATAAATTGTCTCTTAACCTCGTTCTATGGTTATTTGGAGGATTTGGGTCAGCTTCTGGACATGGACAAGACACGAGAGCTACTATCTGTGGTATCAGATTTGTCATGGGCATGTCAGATTTTGACCAAGTTGGAGATTATGAGAGAATTTGTTAACAGTTGGGTGGAGAAATCAGAAAGTATCACTAATAGGATAACTGATACAAACCTGAACCATGTTGACATGCTAGCAATAATGGCAAAGGTTATGGAGGTGGGAGGTAAGGTTTTGGAGGCAATTGCTTATGGTACTGTCATACTTCCAACTGCAAAGAGGCTCCATATGGTGAAGCTATGGCTTCCATTTGTAAGGCTCTCTAAGCCTTTGATCAGTTCGTGGAGTGTTGATGTGGAGGGTTCACCACCTTTCAAGGTGGACAATGAGATTTGGCAGGGCTTGGAGTCTTCCCTTGTTTCAATGGTGCTCGCGCTACCATCTGGAGATCAGGCGGAGATCTTGACTCAGTGGTTGGGAACACATCATGTTCAGTACCCTGACTTGACCGAGGCATTTGAGGTTTGGTGTTACAGATCCAAAGTTGCGAAGAGGAGACTTACACTTTTAGGAAAAATGAGATGTATGAGCAACTCGTCAGAGACGCCACCAAGGTATTAA
- the LOC113310640 gene encoding uncharacterized protein LOC113310640, translated as MAAAEDLNWSIQVEDLVDNGDTKGAISLLESVINKLETLNLSSSSSSIDLKLATALTDLANLYSTQGFSLKADELQSRSFLLKQKNSHKIKNNDLGKNGVLDTVSACDGSPAPPSDADDDADDWESIADRPIDETLTPPPPVHDIGISKLALEDSKPETTTTKRRGRGAFMYKKNSLYSDQQTGSVNSECSDDDEVEVGQSNSDEKSKSGIANFGTSHVLVLADFPPSTRTMELEKLFESFRDRGFVIRWVNDTVALAVFKTPSTALEACNNVHASFKIYVLQENDNLLSSISRRDLEPPTPRPKTSVRTAQRLIAQGMGRKLSTETFGSAELRKQEEARKNRIVTRQILKDEAWGDD; from the exons atggcaGCAGCAGAAGATTTGAATTGGAGCATACAAGTGGAAGATTTAGTAGATAATGGCGATACTAAAGGTGCAATATCACTTTTAGAATCAGTTATTAACAaacttgaaaccctaaatttatcATCATCGTCGTCATCTATTGATCTGAAATTGGCAACAGCTCTTACTGATTTAGCTAATCTATATTCTACTCAAGGTTTCTCACTTAAAGCTGATGAACTTCAATCTCGTTCTTTTCTACTCAAACAGAAGAATTCCCACAAGATAAAGAATAACGATTTGGGTAAGAATGGGGTTTTAGATACTGTTTCAGCTTGCGACGGTTCTCCTGCACCACCTTCAGATGctgatgatgatgctgatgattggGAATCTATTGCTGATCGTCCAATTGATGAAACATTAACCCCACCACCACCAGTACATGATATAGGGATATCCAAACTTGCGTTGGAAGATTCAAAACCGGAAACAACAACAACTAAGCGTCGAGGAAGGGGAGCATTCATGTATAAGAAGAATAGCTTGTATAGTGACCAACAAACTGGTAGCGTGAACAGTGAGtgttctgatgatgatgaagttgaagTTGGTCAGAGTAACTCAGACGAAAAATCAAAATCTGGAATTG CAAATTTTGGCACCAGTCATGTTCTTGTTCTAGCTGATTTTCCACCCAGCACTAGAACAATGGAGTTAGAGAAACTTTTTGAGAGCTTCAGAGATCGCGGGTTTGTCATTCGCTGGGTCAATGATACTGTTGCTCTCGCAGTGTTTAAAACACCTTCTACTG CACTTGAGGCTTGCAACAACGTACATGCATCATTCAAAATATATGTGCTACAGGAGAATGATAACCTTTTGAGCTCAATTTCCAGAAGAG ATTTAGAACCTCCTACACCACGACCGAAGACTTCTGTTAGAACAGCTCAAAGACTGATTGCTCAAGGTATGGGTAGAAAGCTTTCTACTGAAACCTTTGGGTCAGCTGAGTTGAGAAAGCAGGAGGAAGCCAGAAAAAACCGCATTGTTACAAGGCAAATCTTGAAAGATGAAGCCTGGGGCGATGATTAA
- the LOC113310641 gene encoding prefoldin subunit 6-like, translating to MSSASALRELQRDLENKANDLSKLQKDIAKNHQVRKKYTIQLGENELVLKELDLLNEDANVFKLIGPVLVKQDMAEANANVRKRIEYISAELKRLDATVQDLEDKQNSKKEAIYKLQQKIQGLQAGKAPA from the exons ATGAGTTCTGCTTCTGCACTCCGGGAATTACAGCGAGATCTTGAAAATAAAGCCAATGATCTTAGCAAACTTCAAAAAG ACATTGCAAAGAATCATCAAGTTAGAAAGAAGTACACAATCCAATTGGGCGAAaatgagctagtcctgaag GAGTTGGATCTGTTGAATGAAGATGCTAATGTTTTCAAGTTGATTGGGCCAGTCCTAGTGAAACAGGATATGGCAGAGGCAAACGCTAACGTGCGCAAGAGAATTGAATATATTTCGGCCGAACT GAAGCGTCTTGATGCAACCGTTCAAGATTTAGAAGATAAACAAAACAGCAAGAAGGAAGCG ATCTATAAACTACAACAGAAAATTCAAGGCCTCCAGGCTGGAAAAGCACCTGCTTAA